In one Streptomyces sp. NBC_01288 genomic region, the following are encoded:
- a CDS encoding hemerythrin domain-containing protein, whose protein sequence is MSDVVISKPDVHDMVVVHRTFRQSCAELPELVRGLRPGDTARAQLVVDAVRFMLMGLEAHHVSEDEFLWPRLAERTTPHAEAITRMEEQHHRLEDLVTRVRGELDTLAADPRPSLCEQVAAQLAELGSVLIAHMDEEENIVLPLAAEHLTVAEWEELGEISLAKLEKKHLLRAFSALMAVATPEEQRAILTKAPLPARVLWRLTGRRSHARWEARLHGA, encoded by the coding sequence GTGTCTGACGTAGTCATCTCGAAGCCGGATGTCCACGACATGGTGGTGGTGCATCGCACCTTCCGCCAATCCTGCGCGGAACTGCCGGAGTTGGTGCGCGGACTGCGGCCCGGCGACACCGCGCGGGCCCAACTGGTCGTAGACGCTGTGCGGTTCATGCTGATGGGTCTGGAAGCCCACCACGTCAGCGAGGACGAATTCCTCTGGCCCCGGCTCGCGGAACGGACGACACCGCACGCCGAGGCGATCACGCGCATGGAGGAACAGCACCACCGGCTCGAAGATCTGGTCACGCGGGTGAGGGGGGAGCTGGACACGCTGGCCGCCGATCCCCGGCCGTCCCTCTGTGAACAGGTGGCGGCCCAACTCGCCGAACTGGGCTCGGTGTTGATCGCGCACATGGACGAGGAGGAGAACATCGTCCTCCCGCTGGCCGCCGAACATCTGACCGTCGCCGAGTGGGAGGAACTCGGCGAGATCAGCCTGGCGAAGCTGGAGAAGAAGCATCTGCTGCGCGCCTTCAGCGCGTTGATGGCGGTGGCCACTCCCGAAGAGCAGCGGGCGATCCTCACCAAGGCACCACTGCCCGCCCGCGTCCTGTGGCGCCTGACCGGCCGCCGCTCGCACGCCCGTTGGGAGGCCCGCCTGCACGGGGCGTGA